The Nitrosococcus watsonii C-113 genome includes the window GCTTCGGTAAGCAGCGCTGACACGTTTTTTTCCTTGAAATTGGCGCAATTGCCTCCTTATTATACAAATAGGATCTATAATTATTGCAGTACCGGTTTTCTCTTTAATCGAGAAAGAAGGTTAGGAGAAATCGGGTTTACTTTATGGGTAAGATAAATCCGGATGAAGAGAATGAGGGCGGCTTTGTCGTAGATACGGCGAAGCCAAAGCTCAAGCGGCCACCGCTGTATAAAGTGGTGATGCTCAATGATGATTACACGCCAATGGAGTTTGTTGTTAAGGTGTTACAAACTTTCTTCGCTATGGATAGAGGAAAGGCCACGCGTGTTATGTGGCAGGTTCATACCGAGGGGAGGGGAATCTGTGGTGTTTTTACCTATGAGATTGCGGAAACAAAGGCATCCCAGGTAAACGAGTATTCTATGAATC containing:
- the clpS gene encoding ATP-dependent Clp protease adapter ClpS, giving the protein MGKINPDEENEGGFVVDTAKPKLKRPPLYKVVMLNDDYTPMEFVVKVLQTFFAMDRGKATRVMWQVHTEGRGICGVFTYEIAETKASQVNEYSMNHQHPLKCVLERA